The genomic DNA GTCTACACCCGACGCAACGAAGGCGTGAGCATCTGGGTCGTCCGCGCCTCCGACATCACGGCCTCGAGCCCGGACGAGAAAGACCCGATGTTCGCCCCCAGCGGCGACAAGGTCTACCGCCACCCCACCTTCTACGACATCCCCGCCGATGTCCCCCACATGTGAGAAGGGGCGAAAGATGACTGCGAACAACGAACCCACCATCCACGTCGAGCACGACGAAGCCGGCACGAACGTCGATCACGGCGACCACGACAACGCGTACTCGGGTCTGCTCGTCAACGACGCGAACTGGGCCTTCGGCACCGACTTCGAAGACCCCCTGGCCGGCGTCGATACGACCGTGCCCGACGGCGTCGACGCCAAGGACCTCGGCGCGTACTGCCTCATGCTCGGCGACGACGCGCTCGTCTTCAGCCAGCGGATCTCCGAATGGTGCTCGAACGCCCCTGACCTCGAAGAGGACATCGCGCTGGCGAACATCGCGCTCGACCTCCTCGGCCAGGCCCGTCTCCTGCTCGCCCGCGCCGCCGCAGCCGATCCGGAGCTCGTCCCTGAACTCCCCGAAGGCTCCCCGGTGCCGGATGAGGACCGGCTCGCGTACTTCCGCAACGACCTGGGCTTCCGCAATGTCCGCCTCGCCGAGGTGCCCAACGGCGACTTCGCCGAGGCGGTCGCGAAGATCCTCATCTACTCCACCTGGCGCCTGTCGATCTTCGAACGCCTCGTAGACAGCCGCGACACCGTGCTCGCCGCCATCGCGGCCAAGGGCGTCAAGGAGATGTCCTACCACCGCGACTTCGCCGGACGCTGGGTCGTGACCCTGGCCCGCGGCACCGAGGAATCGAAGTCCCGCCTGGTCAAAGCCCTCGACGGCCTGTGGCCGCTGTGGTCCGAACTCTTCGAGACCCACCCAGTAGAAGCCTCCGTGGTCGAGGCCGGAATCGGCGTCGACCCCGCGACGGTGGCCGACGAGGCATCCGTCATCCTCGACCAGGTGTTCGCCGCAGCCGGAATCGACCGGCCCGAACGCGGTGGTCTGGCCGGGGTCGGCGTCCACGGCGGCAAGGGCCGCGACGGACTCCACACCGAGGCCCTGTCGAAGCTGCTCGCCGAGATGCAGGTCGTCGCCCGCGAGCACCCGGAGGGTCAGTGGTGACCGCCATGCTCGAGACCCACCCGACCGACATCCGCGCAGCAGACATCACCGACGCCGAGGCGATCGACCGTGCCTGGGCCGCCGCCGAACGCGTGACCGACCCCGAGATGCCGATGCTCACCCTCCTCGACCTCGGCGTTCTGCGCGACGTCACGATTGAGAACGGCCACGTCGTCACCACCATCACCCCCACCTATTCGGGCTGCCCGGCGATGGCGACGATGCGCGATGACCTGCAGCGCGAACTCCTCGAGGCCGGCTTCCCCGACGCCGAGGTGCGCGTGTCCCTGACACCCGCCTGGACGAGCGACTGGATCACCGAACGCGGCAGACAAGCACTCAAGGACGCCGGGATCTCCCCACCCGGGTCCGCCCCAGTCCGCACCGGCCCGGTGGCGCTGACCCTCATGCCCACTCGCCGCGCCGTGACCTGCGTGCTGTGCGGATCCGACAACGTCCGCCTGTCCTCCGAGTTCGGCGCGACCGCGTGCAAGGCGATGTACCAGTGCAACGACTGCCTCGAACCGTTCGACCATGTGAAGGAGATCTGATGACACAGACGATCGATCAGACCGCCGAGGCGGCTCCCGCCACCGAGCCCGCCGACGGACGCTCCCGGTCGGCTTTCTACCCACTCACCGTGAAGTCCGTCGACCACCTCACCGAGGATTCGGCCGCCGTGACCTTCGACGTGCCGGCCGAATACAGCGAACTCTTCGACTTCGCCGCCGGACAGTCCCTGACCCTGCGACGCATCATCGACGGCCAGGAGCACCGCCGCACCTATTCGATCTGCGCCCCGGCGGGAACCGCCCCGCGCATCGGTGTCCGCGAAGTCCCCGAGGGGCTCTTCTCCCTGTGGCTGGTGGGCGAGGTCCGTCCCGGCGACACCATCGAGGTGCAGCCGCCCTCGGGCAGCTTCCGCGCCGACGCCTCCGCCGGCGGCCGGCACCTGTGCATCGCGGCGGGTTCGGGAATCACCCCGATGCTCTCCATCGCCTCGACCGTGCTGTCCAACCCCGACGCCTCGGTGACCCTGCTCTACGGCAACCGGCACACGAACACCGTGATGTTCGCCGAGGAGCTCGCCGATCTCAAGGACGCCCGCAACCAACAGCTCGACCTCGTCCACGTCCTCTCCCGCGAACCCCGCGATGTCGAGCTCTTTTCCGGCCGCCTCGACGCGGAGAAGCTGCGAGATCTGCTCACCGCCATCGTCCCGATCGGCAGCATGGACCATGTGTGGCTGTGCGGCCCCTTCGGCATGCTCGAAGACGCCCGCAAGGTCCTCGCCGAATTCGACGTGCCGAAGGAGAAGATCCACTTCGAGCTCTTCTACGTCGACGAACCCCCACCGGAGGTCGTCCACGCGGACAAGGTCGTCGAAGGTGCGACGAGCGACGTTACGGTCATCCTCGACGGGAAGCGCTCCACCTCGGCGATGTCGCAGGGCAAGACCATCCTCGATTCCGCACAGGAATCCCGGTCCGATCTGCCTTTCGCCTGCAAGGGCGGCGTCTGCGGAACCTGCCGCGCGAAGATCTGCGGCGGCGAAGTCAACATGGTCCGCAACTACGCCCTCGAGGACGCCGAGGTCGAAGCGAACTTCGTCCTCACCTGCCAGACGTTCCCCGTCAGCGACGAGGTCACGGTCGACTTCGACTCCTGAGCGTCCCGAACCCCAGTGGGCGCGGGCCCGCACACCAACGGGTGCAAGCCCGTACCATGTCACCTACCCGAACTCTTCAGCGAGGAGACCCATGCCCGAGGCATTCATTCTGGACGGACTGCGCACCCCCATCGGACGCTACGGGGGTGCACTGGCCGACCAGCGGCCCGACGACCTCGTGGCGACCTCGATGAAGACCGTCGTCGAACGGGCGGGCATCGACCCGACCGATATCGACGAGGTCATCCTCGGCTCGGCGAACCAGGCCGGCGAGGACAACCGGAACATCGCGCGCATGGCCGTGCTCCTGGCCGGACTGCCCGAATCCGTGCCCGGGTTCACCGTCAACCGTCTGTGCGCCTCGGGGATGACCGCGATCACGATGGCACGGGCGATGATCGCCGCGGGAGATGCCGATGTGGTCGTGGCCGGCGGAGTCGAATCGATGACTCGAGCCCCGTGGGTGAGCGAGAAGCCCTCGCGTGCGTGGTCGAAGCCGGGACGGACCTGGGACACCTCCATCGGCTGGCGGTTCACGAACCCCGCCTTCGGTGAAGACACGACTCTGTCGATGCCGCAGACGGCCGAACGCGTCGCCGAGAAGTGGCAGCTGAGCCGTGAGGCCCTCGACGAATTCTCCTATCAGTCCCATCAGAAGGCGCTCGCCGCGCAGAACGCCGGCAGCTTCGGCCCGGAGATCCTGCCCATCGGAGAAGTCACCGCCGATGAGGGCCCGCGCGATTCGACGCTGGAGAAGCTCGGCAAGCTGCGCCCCATCCACGGACCCGGGGGCGTCATCACCGCCGGAAACTCCTCCTCGCTCAATGACGGCGCCGCCGTCGTCGTGCTCGTGTCCGAGGACTATGCGAACAAGCACGGGCTCAGCCCGCGCGCCCGCGTCGTCGCCGGTGCCAATGCCGGTGTGTCCCCGGAGATCATGGGCATCGGACCCGTCCCCGCGACCCGGAAAGTGCTCGAGCGCACCGGGTGGAAGGTCGGCGAACTCGAGGCTGTCGAACTCAATGAGGCCTTCGCCTCCCAGTCGCTGGCGTGCATGGGCGACCTCGGTCTCGACCCGGAGACCGTCAACGGCTTCGGCGGAGCGATCGCGCTCGGCCACCCGCTGGGCTGCTCGGGCACCCGCATCACTCTGACCCTGCTCAACCGCCTGGAGCAGGCCGGGGCGAAGAAGGGACTGGCGACCATGTGCGTGGGCGTCGGCCAGGGTTCGGCGCTGCTGCTGGAGCGCGTGTGAGCGCCGGCGGCACCGGCGGGGACACGAACGGCGCACCCGGCGTGAACGATTCCGCCTCCCCGCTGCTCATCGAACGCCATTCCGACCGCACGATCATCCGCCTCAACCGGCCGGAGGTCCGCAACGCCATCGACCAGTCGATGGTCGATGCCCTCCACGCGGTGTGTGCCGAACTCGAGGCCGAACCGAAGGTCGCGATCCTCACTGGCACCTCCGGCATCTTCGCCGCAGGTGCCGATATCTCGCAGTTGCGCAATCGTCGCCGCGATGATGCCCTGGCCGGGATCAACTCGAAGATCTTCTCCCGCATCCAGGAGCTGCCGATGCCGGTCATCGCGCTCGTTGAGGGATTCGCCCTCGGCGGCGGAGCCGAGCTCGCCTTCGCCGCGGACTTCCGCATCGGGACCCCGTCGACGAAGATCGGCAACCCGGAGACCGGTCTGGGCATCCTCGCCGCCGCCGGAGCCGCCTGGCGTCTGCGCGAACTCGTCGGCGAGCCCCGTGCCAAGGAGATCCTCCTGGCCGGACGGACCCTGCAGGCCGACGAAGCCAAGGCCATCGGTCTGCTCAACGACGTCGTCGATCCCGAGGACCTCGAACTCGCCGGTCAGACGTTGGCGGATCGGATTGCGAGCTTCGCACCGTTGGCCGTGCGGCTGAGCAAGTCGGCGTTCCATGCCCCGCGTGAGGCACATCCGCTCATCGACAATGTGGCCCAGGCCGTGCTGTTCGAAACCGAGGAGAAGTTCGCCCGCATGGATGCGTTCCTGTCCAAGCGCGAGGCCAAGAAGGCGAAGAAGGCAGCCGAGCATGAAGCGGCCGAGCGTGCCCGCGCCGAGGCCGTGACCACCGAAGCGATCGACCAGCAGCGCGATTCGCGCACCCGAGAAGAAGGCGACAACGCATGAGCGACACCACTGACACCCCCACCGAGGCGGCCCCTACCACCGCCCGCGTCCCCGATGTCGTCGGCGTCTTCGGAGGCGGCCGGATGGGTGCCGGAATCGCGCATGCCTTCGCCACCGCCGGTGCCCGAGTCATCGTCATCGAGAACACCGACGACACCGTGGCCGCCGCCCGGGAACGCATCGACGCGTCTACGAGTAAGTCACGGTCCAAGGGCATCGAAGTGCCCGGAACCGTCGTCGTCGACCGTGATCCCACTCTGCTCGACGAGGCTCTCCTCGTCGTCGAAGCCGTGCCCGAGATCGTCGAACTCAAGCAGGAGGTGCTTGCGACCATCGCGAAGCACGCTCCTGCTGCGAGCATCGGCACGAACACCTCGGCGCTGTCGATCGACCAGCTCGCCGCAGCCCTGCCGCGGCCGCAGGCGCTCATCGGCCTGCACTTCTTCAACCCGGTGCCCGTGTCCGAACTCGTCGAGGTCGTCGTCGGCACCCACACCGATCCCAAGCTCGTCGACGTCGCCAAGGAATGGGTGACGGGGCTGGGGAAGACGGCGATCACGGTGAAGGACTCGCCCGGATTCGCCTCCTCCCGCCTCGGCGTGGCTCTCGCTTTGGAAGCGATGCGGATGGTCGAAGACGGCGTCGCCAGTGCCGAGGACATCGACCGGGCCATGACACTGGGCTACCGGCATCCGGCCGGGCCGCTGAAGACGACGGACATCGTCGGCCTCGATGTGCGCCTCGGCATCGCCGAGCACCTCGCAGCGGAGATCGGTGAGCGCTTCACACCCCCGCAGATACTGAAGGACAAGGTCGCCGCCGGTGAACTCGGTCGGAAGACCGGGCAGGGTTTCTACACCTGGTGACCAAGGACGCCCGCCCGGCGGGCACCGGCCGCACCACACTGGCAGGACACGCAAAGGAGCATCCATGACCGAGATCCAACTGAAGAACCGCGGCCCGATAGCCGAGCTCGTCCTCGACGGACCGGAGTCCCGCAACGCCCTCGACGCGGACAACCTCCGCGATATCGCGGCCGCCGTGGCCAAGGTCGCCGAGGCGGTCCCGAACGTCCGCGTGCTCCTCATCCGTGGGGAAGGCAAGGTCTTCTGCTCCGGTCGCGACATCGCGAATGTCGACGTCGAGACCGATGACGCCCACGCGTTCCTCGCCGACATCTTCGCCCCCGTCCTCCAAGCGATCCGGGCGCTGCCGATCCCCGTGATCGCGCAGGTCCAGGGGGCGGCGCTCGGGCTCGGGTACGGGGTCGCGGCGGCAGCCGACATCATCTTCGCCGCCGATGATGCGAAATTCGGGTCCCCGTTCGCCGCAATCGGTGCGATGCTCGATTCCGGTGCCCACCACGTGTTCCTCGACCGGGTCGGCTATCACCGGACGATGGATCTCATCGTCACCGGTGATTTCATGACCGGCGCCGAGGCGGCCGCGACCGGGATCGTCTCCCGTGCGGTTCCCGCCGTGGAACTGACCGACTTCGTCGAATCGAAGCTGGAGAAGATCGTCACCGGACCGGCCGAGGCCTTCGCGATGGAGAAGGGCTTCGTGCAGAAACTCGCCGACGAACGCCCGAACCTCGCCGAGGTGCTCGCCCAAGAGGCGGCCCTGCAGGAATCAGCGCGGCAGACCCCGGACTACGCCGAAGGGTTCACGGCGTTCCAGGAGCGTCGAAAACCGAACTTCGACTGAACCGCTGGCTCACTGAGCCGGACGATCCCTTTCGGTCTCAGGAACTTCAGGCGTCTCTGCCTGTGCATGTTCGGCGTCTCGGGTGCGCTTCCAGCGGCGCATCGTGATGATCGTCAGCGTGATGACCAGTGCCCAGGAGATGCCCACGCCGATGCCGTTGAGGACATTCGGCTCCCCGATGAAGGCGCCGACGGCCACGAGGGAGAGCTGACCCGGCAGGGACGAGATGACGGTGGCGCTGAGGAATGTGCGGTTGTCGATGCCCAGTGCTCCGCTGCCGTAGTTGACCGGCCAATACGGGAACCCGGGCATGAGGCGCAGGGCGCACACTGCGTAGAAGCCGCCGCCGGTGAGCTTGGATTCGATCGTCTCGGCATGGGAGCCGAGCAGCCGCAGCACGGTGTCCCGGCCGAGCGCCCGAGCGATCCAGTAGCCGATCCAGCAGCCCGCGACGACCCCGACCATCGACAGAATGGTGCCGAACGGCAGCCCGTAGATGAGTCCTCCGGCGGTGGCCATGATCGTCACGGGGATCGGGGTGGCGGCGACGGCCATGTAGATGAGGACGAAGACGGCGAAGCCCCAGAATCCGGCGGCCGCGATATCGGCCTGCAGCACGTCGACCGAGGGCAGCCGAACATTGAAGACCGCCCACACCCCGGCCAGCAGGGCGAGGGCGAGAGCGATATTGCGCAGGATCGTCGGCCAGTCGAGGCGTCCGTGATTCTGCTGGGTCTGGGCCGCCCCCTCCGCGGGCGAGGCGTCTTCGTGTCCGGGCATGGCCCGATCTTACGTCTCGCCCGGGGTGGTTGGGCAATCTCCGGCTCAGGCTGCGGGACCCTCGGCCAGAGTCACCTTCGCGGTGTGGGTCTGACCGTCGGCGTCCGTCCAACTCAGCGACACGGTGTCACCGGGCTTGTGCTCGGCGATGGCCGAGGAGAGGCCGGTGCCGTCGGTGATCTGGGTCGAGCTGATCCGGGTGATCGTGTCTCCGGCGGTCAGTCCCGCCTCAGCGGCGGGGGTGTCCTCATAGACCCCGGCGACGACAGCTCCTGCGGCCTGCGACGACGAACCCGACTGGCTCGGCTGACTTGACTGGCCGGCTTGGCCCGACTGGCCGTTCGAACTGCCGTCTCCCGGCTGGATCGACTGGCTGCCCTGGCCCGACTGGCTCGACTGCCCGCTCTGCGAATCCTGTTGGACCCCGATGCCGAGGAACGCCGGATAGCCGAGCGTGTTCGTGCTCGTCTGCTCGCCGTCGATGATCGACTCGGCCGTGGACAGCGCCGACTCGATCGGGATGGCGAAGCCGGTGACCGTGGCCGATCCCGACGAGGCCGCGGTATTCATGCCGACGACCTCGCCTTCGTCATCGAGCAGGGCCCCACCCGAATCGCCCGAGACGATATCGGCCTGGACCTGGATCATATTGTTCAGCGTCTCCGAATCCTCGGAGCCCTGAGCGGTGGTGGTGACGGAGGCGCCGAGGTCGGTGACCGTGCCGTCGGCGGCCTGCAGCTGTCCCTGTCCCTCGGAATTGCCGACGGCGGTGACGTCGTCACCGACCGTGACCGAGTCGTCATCGACCGTGGCCGGCTGCAGGTCCGAGGCGTCCTTGAGCTGGAGCACGGCGACGTCCTCCGTCGAATCGGAGCCGACGACGGAGGCCTCGTAGGTCTTTCCGGTGGCGGCTACAGTGACGGAGATCTTCGTCGAATCGGCAATGACGTGGTTGTTCGTCAGCACCAGTCCGTCCTTGCTCAGTACGATGCCGGTGCCGGCCGCCTCGGCGTTCTCATAGCCGAGCTGGGTGTCGATGAGAACGACTCCCGTGGATTCCTCGGTGGTGGCCGGGGATGCTTCCTGCTGCGTCGAACCGTTGGAGCCGTCCTGACCGCCTTCCTGGCCGGGATCTGTCGGCTGTCCGGTGAAGGGGATCGCGGACTGGGAGGCCGCGATGGTGGAGGCGTGGGACGCCGCGACAGCCGGCAGGCTCGCAGCCGTGCCGACGGTCAGTGCCAATGCCGCTGCTGCGGCGGTGACCGCCATCGCCAGGCGGCGCCGAGGGTGGCTGTGGTCGGTGTGTCCGGACCTCGTGCGCCTGTTCTCGTTCATGGTCTGTGCCTTTCTCTGCTGAGTGGGAGTGCGTGATGACTCCCATTCAGCACCTGGACACTGTGGCCAGGCTGTGGCGCAGCTGGAGCGGGGCTTCGACTTCGTCAGGCGAGAGCTGGGAGTCCGGACCGGGGCATGAATGCGCCGATCCCCGCGGAGCTGAACTTAAGCTCCGCGGGGATCGGCGGGGTGACGGCTGCGGCAGGGCAGCCTCGGCGATGTGACGGTGGGGAACCGCCTTGGCGGGGATCCTGTCTGAGGGAGTCTCAGCCGGTGAAGATCGCGACGGCCTTGACCACGGTCAGGGACAGGCCCCAGAGGAGGCCGCCGACCACGACAACGGTGAGGACAGAGCCGACGGCCTTATAGGCGCCGCCGACGGGGGACTGAGGCGATCCGGAGTCGGGGACGTGGGCTACGGGGGTGGAATCGTTCATGATCTGACCCTTTCTTCAGTTCTCTTCGAGGGCGGCGGCCTGCTTGGCGGCGACGTCCTCTTCACGTTCGAAGTATTTCTCGCTGACCGGGCGGACGAGCACATTGGCGATGAAGCCGATGACCAGCGCACCGACCATGATGAACATTCCCGGAGTGTAGAGCTCGGGGCCTTCCTTCCCTGCCGCCTCGCCGGCCTCGACGACTGAGTTGACGATGAGCGGACCGGCCACACCGGCCGCCGACCAGGCGGTGAGCAGGGCACCGTGGATGGCTCCGACCTGGTAGACGCCGAAGAGGTCCTTGAGGTAGGCGGGGATCGTGGCGAAGCCGCCGCCGTAGAAGGAGATGATGATGAGGGTGGCCAGCACGAAGAGGAAGATCGAACCGCCGCCGAACAGCGCGACGACGAGGTAGAGGATCGCTCCGACGCCGAGGTACATCATGTAGTTGTTCTTCCGACCCAGGTAGTCCGAGGTCGTCGACCAGATGAATCGGCCGCCCATATTGCCGATCGAGAGCAGACCGACGAAGCCGGCCGCTGCGGCCGCGGTGATGCCGAAGTAGGACTGGATCATCGGGGCGGCGTTCTCGAGGATGCCGATGCCCGCGGTGACGTTGAGGAACAGGACGGCCCACAGCAGCCAGAACTGAGGTGTGCGGATGGCATTGCGGACCGAGACGTTGCCCTTCGTCTGCATCGGCTTCGCCTTGACCTTCGAGGGGTCGAAGCCCTTCGGGGTCCATTCGGGGTGGGGGACGCGGATGACGAAGGCGCCGGCGGCGATGACCACGGCATAGACGATGCCGAGGGTGACGAAGGTCGGCGTCAGACCGGCGACGAGGTGTTCCGGGTCGGAGCCGCCGCCGAAGAGGGCCATGAGCTGGTTCGACATCGGGCTGGCGATGAGGGCACCGCCGCCGAAGCCCATGATGGCCAGTCCCGTGGCCAGGCCCGGACGATCCGGGAACCATTTCATCAGGGTCGAGACCGGGGAGATGTAGCCGATGCCCAGACCGATGCCGCCGATGACTCCGTAGCCGAGTTAGACCAGCCACAGCTGCCCGGTCATGATGCCGAGCGAGGCGATGAAGAAGCCGACGACCCAACAGGTTCCGGCCGCGACCATCGAGGCGCGGGGGCCGTTCTTCTCCACCCAGGGGCCGAAGACGGCCGAGGAGATGCCGAGCATGAGGATCGCGATCGAGAAGATCCAGCCGATCGCGACCTCACCGGAGTCGAAGTGGGACATGAACGGGATCTTGAAGACGCTGAATGCGTAGACCTGGCCGATGCACAGGTGGATGGCCAGAGCGGCCGGTGGGATCAGCCACCGGTTGAAGTTCTTCGGCGCGACGATCGCCGAGCGCGTGAGAATGGAAGCCACGGGAAGTCCTTTTCTGCAGTGGAACTCGTGTCACCGTCGACACCGGTCAGCGGACGGCAGGTGCGGCCGGCGGTCAGGTGACCGACCGGAGAGTCCACCTCAGAGTAAGTTCCACACAAGAGAAATGCGAGGAACACTCAGCATTTTCTTGAGAAAAGGCGGCAATTTCTTGCCAAGCGGGATGTCGTCCGTGGCTCTCGGAGCTCAGAGGCGGATCGTGACGTCGGCCTGCTTACGCAGCTTCTTCGCGAATTTCTGCGTCGCTTCCTGAGACTTCTGGTTCTTGACCTGTTCCTTGAGCTGGGGACGCATGTCCTCGATCGGCGGCATCTCCTGCTGGCCCTGGCCGCCCTGCTGCGCCATCTGCTCCTGCTGGGACTTCGCCTGTTCGTAGGCCTGCCCGATCTCTTCGCCGCTGACCTCGAACTCACCGTATTCGTCCTCGACGAGGCCCTCGATCTTCAGCTGGTTCTTCAGCTCCGAGCGGACGTTCTCCTCGTCCATGCCCTGGTCCTTCATGGCATTGAGGAAGTCCTTCTCGCTCATCTGTCCCGATTTCGCGGATTCCTTGAGCCCCTTGTCGATGTCCTTGTCCGAGACGTCGATCTTGCGCTTGTCGGCTTCCTGGACGAGCACTTCGGTGCTCACAAGGTTCTCGACCGTCTGCTTCTTCAGGCCCTTCTCATCGACCGGCTGGCCGGACTGCTGAGCCTGCATCTGCATCTGCTGATATTGGGTTTCGAAGAGTGGAACGAAGTCGTCCTTGAGGATCTTCTCGCCGTTGACCTCGGCGACGACCTTCGGAATGTCCTTCGTATTCGGTTTGCCCTGCTGTCCCTGTTGGTCCTGAGCGGAGTCGGCGCCGGGGGACTGTTCGGCCGCGGCCGAGGACTCCTTCGGCTTTGCTTCGTCGCCTTCACTTCCGCAGGCGGCCAACGCCACCACGGAGACGGACATGGCCAGGCCCAGCAGCCACCGGTTCGTTCGCACATTCACTCCTGCTCATCGGTTTAAGCCTGCCAGGCTAACAGGGCCGACTCCCCGAAGAATGTGTGGAGTATGTGCGTCGCTTGGCAAGGACGATTGCGGTAGCCAGGATCGGGGAGGCCCCGAATGTTTTCTGTTCGTCTCGGATTCGTCGTTGGGGCACTGACGGTCGGCCGCCTCGGCGGGTACACTGCGGCTACCGGAATCGCACGGAGCACGGTCCGCGCTATCCGCAGCGAAGGGAGTTGGCCATGGAATCGACGTTTCGCGGGGTGTTCCTCACCTGCACCGACGCCGAGGCGACCGCCGCCTTCTATCGCGAGATCGCAGGGTTGCCGCTGACGACCGAGGGCGATGAGGAATACTCCTACTTCGTCGTCGAGGCCGGGGGAGTGCAGGTGGCTCTGCACTCGGCCGAGACGTTCGCCGACTATGCGTTCCCACCCGTGGCCGAGTCGAATCTCACGCACCTGTACTTCCGGATTCCGAATCAGGCGGAGTTCCTCGAACGGGTCAAGAACGCGGGCACCCCGCTCGTGGCGGTCGACGATGTCGTCGTCACGGTCGAGGACCCCGACGGCCGGAAAGTCATGTTCGGCACGGCGTGAGGATCGCCGTCAGTCCGGCCCTGAGGTTGCGTGGGAGTGACCTCGGTCAGGCGCTCGGCTCGTAGGCCGAGTAGGTGATGCCGCTCGGGAAGGACTTCGCATCGATGAGCTTGAGGCGCGGCGGTCTGGCCGAGTGCGCTCCGTCGTGGAAGTAACCGCGTCCGCGACCCTGCCATACCGGATAGGTGAACATCCGATACTCATCGACGAGTCCCTCTGCGATGAGTTCATGAGCCAGGGTGATGCTGCCGG from Brevibacterium sp. JSBI002 includes the following:
- a CDS encoding SurA N-terminal domain-containing protein, with product MRTNRWLLGLAMSVSVVALAACGSEGDEAKPKESSAAAEQSPGADSAQDQQGQQGKPNTKDIPKVVAEVNGEKILKDDFVPLFETQYQQMQMQAQQSGQPVDEKGLKKQTVENLVSTEVLVQEADKRKIDVSDKDIDKGLKESAKSGQMSEKDFLNAMKDQGMDEENVRSELKNQLKIEGLVEDEYGEFEVSGEEIGQAYEQAKSQQEQMAQQGGQGQQEMPPIEDMRPQLKEQVKNQKSQEATQKFAKKLRKQADVTIRL
- a CDS encoding VOC family protein, with the protein product MESTFRGVFLTCTDAEATAAFYREIAGLPLTTEGDEEYSYFVVEAGGVQVALHSAETFADYAFPPVAESNLTHLYFRIPNQAEFLERVKNAGTPLVAVDDVVVTVEDPDGRKVMFGTA
- a CDS encoding dihydrofolate reductase family protein is translated as MRIIITQNITLDGRVEMLDEWFDPQAQVIVTGSITLAHELIAEGLVDEYRMFTYPVWQGRGRGYFHDGAHSARPPRLKLIDAKSFPSGITYSAYEPSA